Genomic segment of Prionailurus viverrinus isolate Anna chromosome B4, UM_Priviv_1.0, whole genome shotgun sequence:
TTTTTATCTTTAAACATATGAACAAAAGCTTACCTCTGAAGCCAAAAGTCCGAAGTTAATTCCAGTTAATGCTAAAGCATTAGCGTTATACCAtgtgttgattttattttcacaaccctaatgaaagaaaagttatttaGACTGACTTGGGAGAGGAAAATGGTCTTATATAGAATTCTAtcacaaagaagaagaaacataatACAGTAATTCACAAACTCTAAAAAGTCATTGTCTAAGTGGAGACTAGCCTTTTTAGTCCAGAGAACTTCCTCTCATAGCAGAACATCTCTGTTACTACTTTTTAAGTTGCTAAGATGTTGTGATGTAATTGAAATCAGAAATTTATTAAGTTTAGAAAGGGCTCTAATTTTCTGCACACTACTGTAATTCAGCAAGGTATGTACTATGACCGAAAATGATTATTTCCCAAATAGGAGAAGCTTAAAAAAACCCATAATGCTCTATTTATCTGTGAatgaattatgtaaataaaaaatgtgtcTTACAATTAGAATAACATCAGTGTGTGAACTATATAAAATGTTAGAAGTTCTTGGGATGGAAATCTTGTTGATCAGTATCCCATACCTGTAAGTAACAGACGAAACCCTGTTCTTGCTTCTACTACATTTATCTGAACACTTGTTCACTGCTGGCGTCCCCTCACTTCAGTTTTTGCCAATGCTCATACCTTCTTACTTCTGGTATTGGAGCTCCCTTACCAATCCTATATGCCAGAGATTGGCCAAAAGTGCCTCCCTTTTCTGCAGCGATTCAGTAAGGAGGGTTGGGGAGAAAGGTTGATGGTATCTCAAGCTCTAGGAGCACTTAAATAACATACtctcagaaagttaaaataataattattcattaattatGAGTTCAGTTTCATAAAGTAGCTTAAGAACTTAATCACTGTAAATAATAGTGTTTGTATATACAACTTTTGTTCAGCATTCTAAATTgacttgcaaaaacaaaacaaaaaaaggcactGTAAACACTTGGAAAGCCTTATCTTTACCTCTATGTAAGTTGCATTCAGTGGCTCATCACAAAACCACTTTCTTAATGTAGAATTTGTGCAAGAACATGGCACCTgttctgaattttctttatttttattctttatccagTCTGTGTAATTGTACTGGCCACAACACTGCAACTagaaaagaaatctataaattttactataaaatattcaaaaggcaGTTAATTGTGATTCCCATGTacgttaaaatatttttttctgaaaaagttacTAATTCATTCTGCATTGAAATGCAGTGAATTACAAATATAagtatagttttgtttgtttaatccaTTACTTTGTTACTGCTTTTGTTGATGTTAACCAGCACTAAAGATCTTTACAATATAAGTGGGCTATGTTTGGATGAAATTGTTAGATCTGAATTTATCATAAAGGAACCCAGGATGGAAGGTATACCTGATTTACTGAAGCTACAAGCTATGTTTGGGActgaatacagaaaaggaaatcactATAGGCATATCTTTCTCTCCACTATAGCAGTAGCTatattttttctccataatatgctgccatttttatttaattatacataAAGAGATACAGTGTTATTTTTACTCTCTTAGAACTAATATGTTAACTTGAAATTTTGTATTGTGTGAAAATTTTCCACAGAGagtcaaaaaagatgaaaaggcaaacagccatagaaatgataaaacattgGAAAGATCTCATTTCCAATCCCATGAAGTTGAAtagggaagatgtgaaagaatcAACATATATGTTTGTCACCTAGAATGTAAGACAGAGTTGAAGTGAATACTTCATTGTTTTCTAAACTTGTTGTTGAATGTTATAACATCAGTACTGCCTATGTCACAATATGTACCAACAATCATGGAAATGTTGAATGACTGAAATAATGCTTTAGAGTGTGAGTACTGAAAATGAGTTCAGTCAAATCTACATGTCTTGTCTCAATTATACTCAGGACTAGGAACTGTAAGCTTGATTCTCATTAATAATAGCAATGTCACACATAgaacttttttcttgtttatcaGTTTATGACCATAGGAAGGTTTGGTTCTCTGCCATCAGTCCTAATGCAATCTAGAGAGGCAATACATGTACACATCATATGCGTCAGGGGAAAAACAGTATGACTAAAAAAGCATTTATAGTTATATTTCAATTCTCCTAAAATGCCTTTCTGTTACtacatatactaaaaataatagctatttctttttttaaatttttttatgtttattcatttttgaaagacagagaaagacacagtacaagcagggaaggggtggagagagaggtgggggggggggtgtggtgcacagaatctgaggcaggctccaggctctaagctgtcagcacagagcccaacgcggggctcgaactcacgaaccgtgagataatgacctgagccacccaggagctccaatgATAGTTATTTCTATGTGAGGCACCTACTATAGTAGTTAGAGTACAAAATCTAGTGCTACATTGTCTGGAATTGAATCATGTTTCTGCAACCGAATTAGCTCTATGACCCTGGGTAAGTTAGTCAATTTCATAGtccttcatctataaaacgaGGATAATAGGTCTTACTTCATTGGGTTCAGAGGAGTAAATAAGTTgatacatataaagcacttacaaaaagtaaatacaaaaattattttctttatcaagCATTTACTAAGTTCCAGCTGGTGATCTATTCCTGTAAACCATCTGGGCAACTATACCCATTCCTGTACGCTGCCTAGAAATATTTGATGTGCAAAATAAGAATCATAATAACATTAGCTAGCAAGTATTAATTGCTCACTATTTTCCAGATCCAAGGCTTTCTGTACattctatatattatttcattgatTCCTGCCAACCAGAGGTAAGGGTTATTCTGTCCATTTTAAGAATATGGAATCTGAAATTAATAAGGATACTTGTCCAGGGTCAAAAAGCTAATATGTAGCAAACCTGACATTCAGGCTTAAATGGTAACTACCATGTTTCTCTGCTGCTGGCAAGAACTGTGCTCAGACTTCTGTCCCACAGGTGCAGCAGGGAAGATTACCCCACCAACACTTTTATAGGTGAGACCAGGTTAAAATGCACATCAGTTAACCAAGAATCGAAGATCTAATTTACAAAAGGAGGATAAAACTCAAGATTTGTAACTGGGAACAATGCTATTCCTCTCATTCCTCTGTCCCATCTCCCACCCTTCCCCGTCTCCCTTACCCTATAGTGATCATGTTTGACatctaatttttagttttattctaattttctcttactgttttctGTAAAGCATTCAGAAAAGTCCACTTGGGTATATCTTCAGGCATATCTTTAGATCCATACTCAGCAATGATTAAGTCAACTTTATCATGCCATACTTGGTGAATCTGTTGAAAATTGCATCAAAGTCAAAATCTGAAATCctatgggatttgtctttctctgatttcgcttagcatagtactctctagttccatccatgtcattccaaatagcaatatttcattctttttgatgtctgagaaatattctattgtatatataatcactaatttgtacacctgaaactaatattacactgcattttaactaactggactttaaatgaaaacttggaaaggaaaaaaagtccaaaTCTGAAGGAAACTTTCCTTATGGTTCCTAACAAAAGAGTATTCTAGTCATTTTGCTGTTCTCTGATTAttcctgtgttttctgtttctttaactACTTTTAGCAATCTCAGTGAGTGCTGAGGCATTTGGTGTTTTGCATTGTGACCTACAAGAGGAATATATGAGACTTATTTTATGGCTGATGAGAAAGTTATGTGCTATTCTCCTGAATGTCTAAggattctgcttttcttcttgtaCTCTCAGGAAAAATTGTGAAAATCTCTGAAATGGGCCGAAAAAGATTACTGAGTATCTTTTCAATGGAAATTAGGCTTTCTTTAGCATAACTTCCGGGTCTTCTTATTTCATGAGGGTCTGtatctttctcagtttttaacttatttaacaaCTTTGTAAGTTGTAGGAAACTACTGACAACTGATGctttatcagagaaatgcagatgAATTTTTCCTGGTGGGGGGCAAATGATATCTCCTCTACCAActgtattttgtatatgttgaGAGATAGCCTTTATAAGTGTCTTCTCTTTGGACTCTCCTTTGAActggtttttatttcttactgATTCCCACATTAATCAAGATGTTAAATAAAATCACTGATCTGTGCTTGCTGTATATTTATACaagaattatgatttttaatttaaaaaattaaattatgttttcacAATGCTATAACAAAAACAATCAGATTTGAAAGAATGGGGTGAACATGCTATTTCAAAACCTAGATATTGCAGAGGTAAATTTTAATAGTAAtctacttaaatatttaaaagttcagGTGACTTTCATAACTAAGGTAAAACGTAGGAAGAACAGATACTATTCCGTTTTATGAACAAGGAGATAGATCCAGAATTTAGTTATTTGCTCTGTTTACATGAATAAGGATGTGGAGATGAGGCTTTTAAATATGGTTCATTTGAATTCTAGTTTAGTGATTTCTCATTGTATTATGCTATCTTTGAATAATGAAAACTAATTAACTGGTGGGAATACTACAACCATTAAACCATGTGTACAAGTTAACTCGAATGTAGTCACTTATATATCTATGCTTTAATGCATTTAAGAAGATTAGAATAATGTAGTGTTATTTAGATCTgtaagttatttaatttattctctaagttaatttttatttattttcattttttaaatgtgcttttttttaaaaaaaaagtttgtttattttaagagagagcatacGTGCACATGAAtcaggaaggggtagagagagagggagagagaatcccaagcaggccctatgctgccagcatggagccctacccgggccttgaacccacagtgagatcaagacctgagccaaaaccaagagttggatgcttaaccaactgagccacacaggccccctaatttttatttagactagaaaatatttttccattttatattgttGTAGGATGGGGCAGGCTTATGTCCTTATTTACCCTCTGAAGCATTATTTGGGAGATCCAGAGAGCAGATAAATCACATCTTAGTACACAAGAGTATCATATCTAATCTCCATGACTTCTGTATAAAGAAAATCCCctcacacatatttattttgacaagGATCCTTTGTAGCCCTAGTGCATCTCGAACACTGTTGGGTGCTGTAAGTGGCATAAAAGACTTAGAAGCTCCTAGGAGCTTAATCTAGTGTGAATGTAGAAGGAAAATTGATGTAAACAGAGCTGTTACCTCTAGATTCAGTTAATAAGTGTTTGAGTCCAGACTCTGTCATTTGGCCATGATGcattttagcaaatatttctcctctcaaagcctcagtttcctgttctAGAAAGTAGGACTAACAATGCCTCTCTaggggttgttgtgagaatcaaaAATCTAATGCCTATAAAGTGCTTATCACAGTCTCTGGCACATGGTAATTATTCTCAGgtgatcatttttattcttaaattaagTAGAGATGAATATGTGAATAATACTTAAGAGAGCATGGACAACACTGATAAACTAAATTTAGGTGTTAAGGATCCTGAGGTGTTATATTCAAGTTCTATCACCAGATCCAAAAGTTACAGGCTGATTGGTTGGGATGTAGTGCTTTGCCACCATTACAGCTTTACAGAACTCACAtactgtgcacacacatacacacacacacacacacacacacacacacacgagaagaCATTTTAGCTCTAAATGTCAGGCCATTAACAACAAGTCCTGGGTGGCTAGATATCCAGGATAGATGCCAAGCACAGAAGAGCAAATGAAGTTGGAGGGTGATGGTGTTCTACAGGAATGAGGTTTGGTCATTGCTTAGGACTCTACATATAGTGAGATTTTTGAAGGCTAGGAAGTGTAGGAATTGATCAGGGGTTCCTTTGAAATTaattaaggaaagaaagggagttcttttttaaaatattaaaaaaaattaaagttttttttaattcatttttgagagagacagagtgtgaatgcggggggagggagagagagagagagagagagagagagagaatccaaagcaggctccaggctcagagctgtcaacacagagcctgatgtggggtttggacCCACGAgttaggagatcatgacctgagccgaagtcagacacttaaccgattgagccacccaggtgccccagaaagggaGCTTTAAGTAGCTATTCAGTGACAGAAACTTTTGAAGTTGTCAGTTAGTGGTAACTCTCTAAGGGAGGTGGGTATTAACCATGCTGTACAGATTAAGACATAGGCTTAGGACTGCTAAGTAGCTTGTGGACCTCTAGTTATCTGCAGATCTGTATAACTTCAAGTCCATGCTCTTTCCTACAGGAAAATCTCCCAtaatacagagacagagcatggctgCACTGAAacaatgacatttctttttctttttttgaatttttaagtttatttatttattttaagagagacagaaagtgggggaggggcagagagagagagggaaagagagagaatcccaagcaggctccgcactgtcagtacagagccccatgtggggctcgaactcacgaaccatgagatcatgacctgagccaaagttggatgcctagccaactgagccacccaggcaccctgaaacaattaaatttctttaaaaatagaggGTAACCATTGAACTTAGTAGGTAATTTTTGTTACCCAAAGGTTTTTTTCAGGCagtttactatgtttttttttaaacttaatttgataaatataaatCTCGTTGTGATTGATTATATCACTCATGACCATACCTGTACCAAATATTTGAAttatgcatttcatttcatttaaataactaaatttcAAATTCATACAAGTCTAAAGGTATTTCTTGACAAAAATAGAATATAGTAAGTCTATATAGAAAAATAGAATTGGGTTAATCATGGGAGCCAGGGTTGGCTGGGAGACAAATTTTGGATTCCCTACACCCACTATCACCCCCTCTTCCCCCATGTTCTTTGTTATTTACAACACTGTCAATATTCTGCTGAGTTAAAGACAAATTTCCTTATAGTCCACCTTTTTGATATGACCTTATATAGAATTCTGTAATATGTCCATTGAATCTTTTCCCCCACAAAGACATTTACCTTTCGCTCTTAATATAGGCTCATAGGTCTTAATAATTTAAGATGTCTAATGTTCTTTAGGTTTCAAATAAAAGGATGATCTTTCCatacctcttttttctttgcgAAGATGAATCCTGAAAGTACAACTTGAACACCAAAGGCCCACATTAACAGTGCTGCAtactaaaacaaaagagaaatagaggTGGTAACTGTGCTTCTACTATGTACTTTAGATGTTACAATGATGGGGAAATGCACATTATATGAAATATCCTGTCTTAAAATACACACAGGTATTGCTGGTTTCCAGCCCTCATATACATGAGTGATGTTAttcaaacaaaaaggcaaagaaaaaaatcattgaacaTTTGGATAAGAGTAAGACAGAAGTGATAGTATTCAGTGGGCACCCTAACAGACCGCTTGGTCTAATGAAATTGTTGATGATCTTCCTTCATTTGGATCTAAAACTGCCCTAGAGGGGAACTCACTTAGCTGGATCTCCACTTAACGCACCATGACACTAACACTAGAAAACTCACTGAATTGTGACCTATTAGGTGAATCCAAAATGGacaaagtaacaacaacaacagaaaataacaaaagtatcTGCTATAATAAGATTAAATTTGTATGTACATTTAAATTATTcctttgaaaactgaaaatacttCTCTTCAAGGCCAAATGAAAttatttgcatgtttatttaactatattttttaaacttacgGCCACTGCACTCTTCTTCATCATAGCAGCCATAGTAGTATATATTATCTAGAATTTATAATGATCTAAAAAAATTAGCAGTCTgaatattttactaaaatataaGAATGACTGTTAGTATTcttaatttcacatattttaaacattaatactttaaaatagttaaaatttatccattttgagtttatttttgtgaatggtgtgagaaagtggtctagtttcaaccttctgcatgttgctgtccagttctcccagcaccatttgttaaagaggctgtcttttttccattggatgttctttcctgctttgtcaaagatgagttggccatacgtttgtgggtctagttctggggtttctattctattccattggtctatgtgtctgttttggtgccaataccatgctgtcttgatgatgacagctttgtagtagaggctaaagtctgggattgtgatgcctcctgctttggtcttcttcttcaaaattcctttggctattcggggccttttgtggttccatatgaattttaggattgcttgttctagtttcgagaagaatgctggtgcaattttgattgggattgcattgaatgtgtagatagctttgggtagtattgacattttgacaatatttatttttccaatccatgagcagggaatgtctttccatttctttaaatcttcaatttccttcataagctttctatagttttcagcatacggatcctttacatctttggttagatttattcctaggtattttatgcttcttggtgcaattgtgaatgggatcagtttctttatttgtctttctgttgcttcattgttagtgtataagaatgcaactgatttctgtacattgattttgtatcctgcaactttgctgaattcctgtatcagttctagcagacttttggtggagtctatcggattttccatgtataatatcatgtcatctgcaaaaagcgaaagcttgacttcatctttgccaattttgatgcctttgatttccttttgttgtctgattgctgatgctagaacttccagcactatggataaaggacctaaatgtgagacaggaaaccatcaaaaccttagaggagaaagcaggaaaagacctctctgacctcagccgtagcaatctcttacttgacacatccccaaaggcaagggaattaaaagcaaaagtgaattactgggaccttatgaagataaaaagcttctgcacagcaaaggaaacaaccaacaaaactaaaaggcaaccaacggaatgggaaaagatattcgcaaatgacatatcggacaaagggctagtatccaaaatctataaagagctcaccaaactccacacccgaaaaacaaataacccagtgaagaaatgggcagaaaacataaatagacacttctctaaagaagacatccggatggccaacaggcacatgaaaagatgttcagcgtcgctccttatcagggaaatacaaatcaaaaccacactcaggtatcacctcacgccagtcagagtggccaaaatgaacaaatcaggagactatagatgctggagaggatgtggagaaacgggaaccctcttgcactgttggtgggaatgcaaattggtgcagccgctctggaaagcagtgtggaggttcctcagaaaattaaaaatagacctaccct
This window contains:
- the TSPAN19 gene encoding tetraspanin-19, whose product is MLRKNKILIFKYFLNLINGAFLVLGLLLLGFGAWLLLDRNIFFTALDENNHLIVYIFQILTGTGSAIVLLCLLGYLGIHNEIRWLLILYAALLMWAFGVQVVLSGFIFAKKKEIHQVWHDKVDLIIAEYGSKDMPEDIPKWTFLNALQKTLQCCGQYNYTDWIKNKNKENSEQVPCSCTNSTLRKWFCDEPLNATYIEGCENKINTWYNANALALTGINFGLLASEVLQITLTVSFFRHIKNRVYAKM